CTGAGGCAGCCCCGGCGCAGCCCACGGCCGACGGCGCTGCCAAGGCCCGGCCCCGGTAacggccggccccgcccccggtcGCTGGGCGCCTCCTGCCTTGGCAACCGGCGGGGCCCCGCCCTTCCCGCGGCTCCCCATTGGCCGGGGAGGCTATATATAGACGTCACTCAAAGACGGCCTTCCTTTTCGTTCCGCGCCCGCCTAGGCCTCCACACGGCGTTGTTAGCGTGAGTCCGGGCCGCCGGCTCGGGCGGCTCTCGGGGGCAGCGGTGGTGTGTGCGCCCCGCGGCGCTGACGGCGGGCCTCTGCGCGCCCCTCTGCGCCCCTCCGCGGTGCCGTCGGCCCGACCTGGTCGAGCCGCGGGGAAGGCCAAGGCCTGCCCgatgcggggggggggaggaggcggcCGGCGCAGCCAAGATGGCGGTTGGAGCTCCCGTCGGGCACGTTGGCCCGGGCCCTCGTGGGGCGGAGGGAGGTGGGAGTCCCCGCGTGGCTGAGCCGGGTGCTTGTCCCCGCAGGTTCCCTGTCGTCGCTTCCAAAGGGAAACCCCACAATGTCCGGAGGTCTCGATGTCCTGCAGATGAAGGAGGAGGATGTCCTCAAATTCCTCGCTGCCGGGACCCACCTGGGAGGCACCAACCTTGACTTCCAGATGGAGCAGTATATCTACAAAAGGAAAAGCGATGGTAAACCCGTAGGATGGGTGGCCCTGGGTGGGCGGCAGGGATTTTGCAGGCACAGCTGAGGAAAGCGGGAAAGTGCTAATGCCTGAGCTCACTAGCAGTTTCTCCATGGCCTGAAAGGTGCAGACGTCTTTAGTGATTGAATCATGTTACTCGGAGAAGTAGGACGAAGTACAGATTTCAGAACTTGGTAAATCAATCATAGCTGGATTTGGGCAGTTCTGCTAGTTCTTGACTATAGCATCAAAATGGTTTTATGGTCTCAGTAGCGATTTCTGATGCTTGTTTGCATTGTTCTTCAATTTGACCTGCACTCTATTTAAAAGATAGAAGCTCATACCAGGCCCTGGTTCATGTTGACAGGTGCTGGAAGTGTGCTATGTTAAAACCGTATGGGAGGATTATCCTTGGAATAGCTTTCCACTAACTAGCATTATGGAGTAACCACAGCCATGTGACAAGTTTAGTGGCAGAAGAGTGCTATTCTGTTTTAGGATCTTGCATTTGCTGGTTGCTCTAAAGCCTTTTGTCACCAACAGGTATTTACATCATCAATCTGAAGAGGACCTGGGAAAAGCTCCTCTTGGCAGCCCGTGCCATTGTTGCCATTGAGAACCCAGCTGATGTGAGCGTCATTTCTTCTAGAAATACGGGACAGGTATGGACATTTGTTGGTCATGAGGCCTGCAGTCTTGGGAGCAGGACTCTCTTGCCATGCATCATTGCCTGCCAGTGGCAGCTTGATGATAAAAGGGGGTAACATGAATTTTGGCTCTAGGAACACTGTTTTGGAAGCATGTTTCTTCTGTTGCACTTGCAGCTTAGAAGACATCAGTTGAAACCTGCCCCCCATTTCTGTAGTTTCAGGGTGTTTGataacttgtttttccttcatatcTTCCTTTGGCTACTTCGTGTTGGATTTCTGGCATATTCGTGGTCAGTCCCCTGGTGCTGACCTGGTCAGACCAGCTCCCCTGGTCAGtcgtccccccgtcccccccccaaTAATTCTCTGAGTCATCAGCACAGCTTTTTGGGAACAATAAGTGCCTGATacaaaagttttcaaataaataactTGCTCTGTTATTTAGCGAGGTATAATAACtagtatgtttttaatttcatctcaGGATTTTTAGCAAAAAGTTCTGTCATAGAAGGGGACACagcctttaaataaaatctaattaGCCACTGAAGTTTATCTGTGAGATTAGTTTATTTGGAGTAATGCAGGTGGTGCCACAAACATACAGGAAGATTATGAATGACAAGGGGTGGATTTACAAGGGAAAAGCTTGGGTTCCTATGGACTTGCCCTGCACACTGTTAAAGCTTGATGCTGAGGTCAGTTTCTGGCCGATGAGCTCTCAAGTGTCGGAAGTGTGCTACAGCAAACTGGATGGCAGGGTTTTCGCTAACGCCAGGAGAGGAGCCTCCTCTGTGAATGGAGTTTGATAGTAGGCCCTGCCACATGCCTGAGAAGTTGAAAGCTGTTGCAAGTGAGTAAGGACTGCCAACTGCAATTTTAATGGACGCAGCTACAGTTTGTGTAATCTGCTGAGCTTTTCCTGTAGTTCCTGAAGTTATGCTACTGGATAATGAAAGGATGtagaaacaacagaagaaaatcggctttgcttttttcataaGCTGTTTGTTTTATCCCCCCTTTCATGATTTGCTTATGAGACTTTGGAGCAGAGCTTGCAACtaagttcaggaaaaaaaaagggtttttttctgtgtcccGACTTCTTGCTTTGCTGGTGGATATGGTCTTTTTAACTCCTAGTGTTGGTGTAGCTATTTTTaagagcatttttgttttgtctcatTCTGAGTGCAGAGGTGTTGGTGAGCCCTGATTTCGCAGGAATTGAAACAGATAGTTCAGttacattttgtgtgtgttcacTGACAGCATACCTGGGTAACTCGgttgaaatgcagttttcctgCTTCACCTTTGCTGTGGTCCATTTTGCAGCGTGCTGTTCTGAAGTTTGCTGCTGCTACTGGGGCTACTCCTATTGCTGGACGTTTTACCCCCGGTACCTTCACAAATCAGATCCAAGCGGCTTTCCGTGAGCCACGACTCCTGGTTGTTACGGACCCTCGGGCTGATCATCAGCCACTGACGGAGGCATCTTATGTCAACATCCCCACCATTGCACTGTGCAACACTGACTCCCCGCTGCGTTATGTGGATATTGCTATTCCATGCAACAATAAGGTAACGGCTTTGTTGTAACATTCAAAGCTGCTTCCTCCAGAGCATGCCCTAGGTTGCAAGATGGACACTTTCTGCAGGGGAGGGTTGGCTTGTATCTCACATGTCTCCCGGGGTGAGGAGCTAATTAAGGCCTCGCAGGCGGGTGGGGTAGAGGAGAAGAGCTGCACACAGTTGGAGCTTGGAGCTGAGGCCAGTTTCTGGCCAAGGAACTCTCAAGTGTAGGACGTGTGCTATAGTAACCTGGCGGGACTTTTCGCTGATGCCATGAGGGTCTTTTGTGGCCCAGTGAGTGGAGTTTGATAGTCATTCTTGCCACAGTTTATGAATATGAATGAAAGATAAAGTGAACTGATGAAGAAACTGCTCTGAAATGTTACCTTGCCAGAaaccacctgaaaggtgaagtCTAGGGAGATGGGAAATTACCTGATCTCTATCTAGATGTTGTCACTCACCAAAATTAATGTAAGCCAAATCCAAGCATGTGTGTAAGGTTTGCTCATTTGGTcaagttttctatttcttcattctAGCACACGATGAGCATAATTCCTGTCTTTTGGACAAGACTCACGTGGGGTAGTGAGCAGTGTGAAACTCCATAGCAGGAGAATTGCTTCAGGCTATGCTGTGTACAGCAAATGCAGATGCTAGTGATTGAAGTGCGCTGCGATTTCTGCAGAGACCTGAAAATGTCACTGGGTACTTGAAAAGTTGCTCTTTCCTGAGTCGAAGTACTTAAGTCTGGGCGTTAGCAAGTAATGCCTTTCTCTTGCCAAGCAAGAACCTGGGATTGAGTGCAAATAAgccttttgctcttttaaagaaaaaaaggtgttctCAAAGGTTTAGCTTTGCAGGAAATTTTACATACTTTCTTCTGTTCCAGGGAGCCCATTCAGTGGGTCTGATGTGGTGGATGCTGGCTCGGGAGGTCCTGCGCATGCGTGGCACCATCTCCCGTGAGCACCCATGGGAAGTCATGCCTGACTTGTACTTCTACAGGGATCCTGAGGAGGTAGGAGACCTGTGGAAGGAAGTGGGGCTGTGTGAGGTGTCCTGCTTGTGCTCCTGCCCCACGGTCCTGTGTGCCTGCTGTTGAGGACAAGTTTTGCCAGTGTAATAATTGCACTTCACATGTAAGGTGGTGGTTAATTAGTCTTGTCTGTTGTTGGTTGGTGCGTGTTGTCTGGTATGCGAtagtgagggtggtgaggtgTTTCTGGGAGACTTAGGCTGCGCTCTTCCATTGCAGATCGAAAAggaggagcaggctgctgctgagaaagcagTTACGAAGGAGGAGTTCCAGACAGAATGGACGGCCCCAGCTCCTGAATTCACTGCTCCTCCTCAGCCCGAGGTTGCAGATTGGTCTGAGGGAGTGCAGGTCCCGTCTGTGCCCATCCAGCAGTTCCCCACAGGTCAGTTTGGGGGATGTCTGGGGGAAGTGGGGGGTGTGGTGTAGTGGGTGGGAAGAGCTGGGGTGCACTAAGTGTTGTTGTCTTTGTAATTGCAGAGGACTGGAGTGCCCAGCCTGCCACCGAGGACTGGTCAGCAGCTCCCACAGCCCAGGCTACTGAGTGGGTTGGCACTGCCACGGAGTGGTCTTAACTTCAGTCCCGCTATACTGTGAGAGAAATAAAGACTGGTTTAATACACGCCGTGCTTGGTACtgcttttttaaacttgtgGGTAGCCTGGGGCACGGTCCTTGGCCCAAGGGTGGGAGCCTCTGTAAACTGCTGTTTCGCCCTGTTCCGGGGAGCTGGGGGCCGTGGGCtccggcgctgcccgcggcaGTGTGCGGGGCtgtcctccctccccgccgggTTACGGCACGGCTGCCTGGGGAGCGCCTCCCGCTTCCCGCCTTCCCTGCCTCCACGCCCCCTGGTGACGCGGCGGCTCCCTATTGGCCAGCGGGAGGCCAACTGTAGGGCGGTGGTGCGTGTGACGTCCGGAGGCGAGGGCGAACGTCACGGGGTGACGTCTGGGCCGGGGCTGGTTTTCCCGCTACTCCCTCCGCGCTTCATCGCCCCCGCCCGGCGTTTCACTGGTTTGCGGGGCGAGGCGGTCCCGGGTGCGGGTGGGAGTGGCGGCCTGTCTGCGTGGCGTGGAGAGGAGAGCCCTTGAGTGGGAGCTGCTCCCGCGGTGGAACAGCAGTTCTAGCGTCCGCGTTACTGATGTCTTCCTCAAAATTACTGCAGTAATCCTCAAAAAGACGTTAATTCATCTGCCTTAACTATCTTGAGGATCATATTACTTCTGTGATTAATAGCAATAATGGGAGGCAGACCCTTCGCCAAGAGAAATGGGGGTGGTGTTGGAGACGGAGAGGTGTTCAGCCTGGATTCCTTTTTCCATGTTGCTGTGGTCTCACTATTCTTTTTATAACTTCAGCCATGGCAATCAACCTGTAAAGAATGTATTAAATCGTTTTCCCTTAGCACAtgtgcttgtttgcttttagtGTAAGATGCATattaacagtaaaaaaacctgaagtaaGCTACATGTCTTATTGCACAATATCTGTCCATAAGGATCATTTTTCCTTACCCATTTTTCCTACCCATAAGATGCAGGGCAACTAAAGGTATTGTTAATAATTAACAGCTTTTAGCCGAGAGGCATGCACGCACTTTACTATTTGGCCCTGAAAGGGCCCTTTCCATTCTGTTTGTGTGCTGTGTTTTTCAGATGTGCATTTCTGGCACATCCTTGAGtcctctgctttccagcacCCAGCAGTGGGAGGCTCCTTCCTGCCACCTGAGGTCTGTCACCGCCTGTCAGGGTGGGGTGAGAGCCTGCTTGCTTTGGGACTCTGGGTGGGTGCTGTAGCTGGACCACGGACAGCCTGTACAGCAGCTGCTGATTTCGATCCCCAGCTCTGAGATTGcccaaaataatttgttgccCTGGTCTTTCTTTTCACCTTCCACATTAAATTTTCCAAACTCGGAGCACAGGCTTACGCTTCTGTACTTTGAATCACTGCTATTGCTGTTTCACCATTGTCCCTTTTCTTAATCTGTTTTGTAACCTCCTTCATGTGAATATGTTCCAGATATTGAGAATATGGTGGTCATCAGACAGCTCCTGTGTAGGTGATGGGGCTGTTCTAAAACAGCGATAGCTACATCTGAGTACTTgttgctgaaatatttctggcACGTTACTGGAATGTGTTACTGGAATGTTGTTTTCATCTAAGGATTTCCTAAAGTATCACTTTGACTTTTATGGTAAGTGTCTTTTTTAGAACCAAGAACTGCCAGTGAGAGGTGGATCCATGCAGCCTGGGAAAAGAGGGTCAGGAGCCGGATCTCTGCATGTGGATTCAGAATTACCTTTTGGGAtaactggggtggggggggagagcTCGTGTGActggagctctgcagaaggGATGAATAGCAGCCCTTTAGAAAAGGCAGTCCTTTAGAAGAggaggcagccttggctgcagcagcagagggcacGTTGCAGGAAGGCTACATTCCTCAGCATGCCGGGGGCACAGGGGAGGCAACGGCTCAGCACAGGGGtggagacagcagcagagaCGTGGCAGGAGATCTTGTATCTGCCAGAGCTTCCCCTGTGGCAAATACCTGCTGGATATGATCTATCGAGGCAGTGCAGAGGGATAGGAAGAGGAGCTAGGAGCAAATCCTAGAGACAATGGCTTGTTTATTATTGCAATTTTTTCTGGTAAATGCAGTGTTGATGTTGAAAAAGGACAGCAGACAACTTGTAACCATGTTCTTCTGGATTGATCTGATTCGAATCAAGATGGCTTAGGCTGAGGTCTCCATGTagtgaaaacaatttctttccttGAGGGTCCGGCAGTGTTCCCTTTCTCCACGACCTTCTCTGTATCTGGTTTGGGTTGGTTGAACTGGGCTGGATATACTTAAGATAGCCTTCCTCTTCCACATTTGGTCTCAACAGGAGCTAGCTGATGTTGCTGAGCATCACAGAACCCCTCTAGAGAAATGAGTTGTTGAACAGTCCTTGCCAATATGCTACTATCTGATCCATGAATCTCATATACACATGTGCTTTCTAATTCCCTGCCTAACTTATGTGCCCCCATTCACAgatgttctttttcctctccagtaATTTCTTTGCCCAAATAATCACATGATATTTTTAGTGTCCAAGTATTGTTGTAGGATTACATCaaggcttttcttttacaggaaGCAAAGGGCTTTATGCACGTTGAAGAGAGACAGCTCTGTTTACTTAAATCCAGGCTGCAAAAGTGTTCCACTCTTTCCATCTGTaggctgttttgctttgtgaaaCAGTGAAAATGGTTGTAGGATGATTGATGCTGTCTTTTAGGAGTATGGTATATTCATATTGGAAGCCTGTTTGCTAAAATCAATGTGCAGCATGTAAGTAAGTATGCAAAGGGAAGTGAGTTGTGTGTGTGGTCGATGAATTCACCTCACTGCTCCTCTTAGGAGGCTTCCTCCCCACCTATGAGAGCCGGCATGCAGTTGGAGTGGatcttgtaattttaaattgtttttttttctttcttgtgttaATAGCATCCTGGTACAGATAGACTTTACCTGGAGTAAAGCACATGGTAAATCCGCAATTGTCATGAACTCAGCACTCTCCAAAGCTGTGTATCTTGAACCTTCTCAGGACAGATGAACCCTGTCGTCTTGAATACGTGCATCctagcagaggaagaaaaacattgcagaTTTGCCTCATTATTGCTGTAGGACCAAGGAGTTGCTGCGAcatctccctgctgccctgcagcttcCAAAGAGACATTGGTCAGCATTTCAGgcaaaatttctttcctctagCCAATGCTTGGCACTACCAGCTCCTAGCCATTGCAGCCTAGAGTTTGTGAAAACCACAAAGCCTCTGAGTTTGTGAAAACCTCATCTGCATCGAGTCTGTATGACAGGTAAAGGCAGAACAGTGTGTTACAGCTGTATGTAGAAATGGGAATGAAGAACATCCTTGATTATCAGCCCTGCAAAGAGGCAGGCTGTGATAAACACCTTGGGCATGGTCTTGCTATGTACAATATCATCCACAACACTGCTTTCCTGAATTTCTTGCTTCCTGGGATGCTGATTTCTAAAGCTGTTTTTATCTGttcttttaatactttttaagaATACTCACTGCCATTTTTCTACTCTCCAAATTTGAAAGtgtgtcatttttatttatacctATTACTGATGAATAAAACTACATAAtgaaggtatttttttgttttagttatCTCTGTagttgaaaacatatttttctgggCTGCTACTTAAAACCTCAGTTTATAAAGTGTTCATAAAGCCTGAGTTTAACTAGTATGTCTCTTCTCATGTGAGAGAGTCCTAAATCTTTCTGTCAGCGTTTGTTTCACTGGCTACAAGATTACTGTTTTTACTAATACTGTTCAAACATGAATAAAGTAAGTTCTCTAAAGGTCATCTAAAGGATGCATCCTCTGAAATGGTGGCTCCCAACCTTGCTTTGAAGGCCAGGGAAACCTGCTGTGGTACAAAATCtttgtgttcattttaaatGCCATTGCACTACACCCAGAAGGGTTCCTTGGGTTGAGTCATACAGCTTACGCTCTTCATTTTGCTACAGAGTCTTGTCAGTGACTCTTGGGCAGAACAAGGGGTGCCGCAGCACACCTGTGCATCTAGCACAGACCACCTTTCAGCGGCATCGTGTGCCCACCACCCTTAATGCGGGGGCTTGGGTTTTAACAGCAGGCACCTCAGAAGAGGAGGGAATGAGGTGTATTGTATGAGCCAGAGCTGGATGCTGAGGACTGAAACAACTGACCTTTCAGGTGTTCAAAGTGACTATACACCTACCCACCCTGTATGTGGGTTAGATTTAGGGTTATGCGAAGCAGGGAGCTCAGCATAGGAAGTGTGGCACGTTGCACAGCTCGGAGCTGGGCTGCCACGAGGACAGTCGCGTCAAAGACTGGGGCAAGCTTTTGCTATAACCATACACACAGGCGCTGCTCATTCCTGTGCCGTGGCTGGAAACCCTGTGGTGCTGCCATAAAACCTAGAAAGCTGCTGTGAAGCTCACACCTGTAATTATCACCTGTAATGCTGAACTCATTAGCCTTGCCCAAGAAGCTAGTTCTGGTCCCAGAGGCTGTTTGCCGCATCACCTCTGGAGAGCTGAAGGGATGCCGAGAGTGAAGGAGACAGTCTGGATACTTGCCTTTTGGGTCTGAGCTAGCTCAGGACCAATGCAGGGCAGGTGATGATCCTACCAGGATTTAGCCACTCTCAGATGCAAGTATGTTAACAAAAGTGGATTTCTGGGGGCAGGCAAACACCCAGTCATCACTCCGGCCTGGCAGGTTTCGGGTGGATGATGGTGGTGGGTTGCCCAGTTGCAAAATGGGAGGGTGCGGATCATTTCCAAGACCCCGGTAGATGGGGCTGTTATTCCTGGTTTGTCCgcatttcagctgctgctggcggcCTGGCCAGAGAGCTGGACAAGGCGGGCACCGGGCGAGGGAAGGATGGtcaaaagctgttttgtaaGCACACCTGAGCCTTTCAGGGTGACTCCCTTCGGTGAAAGAGATTGCCTGCCCCTCCTAAATATCCCAGCTGCTATTCAGTGCTGTAGGAGGGACTTTATACCACTGCAAACCCCCTGGCTACGGGGACTAGTGGAGAAGCATCTTCAGTGCCAGCCTCCATCTCTTGCAGTCAGGGCAGAGCTGGACCAGCTGGTGCTCGCCCTGCTCTCACCtggcttttcctcttccctgtaGCAAGATAGTGCCCTCTCACAGGGCTCACAATAgactttttgtaaaaaaaactCTACTGTTTTTCTATATGTGTCCGAGTGTTAAACTTGTTGCCTCCGTGGTCAGCTGCAAACCTTGATCATGCCTTTTAAATCTCCCTAAGGGAGGAAGCATGGGATGCTGCTGGCTTCCAGCAAAAAGAAACACGGTGCTCCTAATTGAAAATGCATTGGAAACTTTCTAGCTCGTCCATCCTGCTTGGTTTATTGCTTCCAGCGTTTCTAGAGTGATGTGTCTTCTCCCTAGTACTCCCAAAAGCTCACAGCTAGCAAAGTCAGGTTATAGAATTCACTGCACCTGTTGGCTTTGCTTAAATAGGGAAACATTAAGCAGCACATGTAGAGAGCAGAGTGTGTaccattttccttcatttgttaTTTGGCTGTTAGAAGCTCTAACTTGATAGacaagataaaaaaaaccccaccatcaCTTCCCTCTCCACAGCATCTTTCCTAGAGGCTCCTTTA
Above is a genomic segment from Ciconia boyciana chromosome 2, ASM3463844v1, whole genome shotgun sequence containing:
- the RPSA gene encoding small ribosomal subunit protein uS2 codes for the protein MSGGLDVLQMKEEDVLKFLAAGTHLGGTNLDFQMEQYIYKRKSDGIYIINLKRTWEKLLLAARAIVAIENPADVSVISSRNTGQRAVLKFAAATGATPIAGRFTPGTFTNQIQAAFREPRLLVVTDPRADHQPLTEASYVNIPTIALCNTDSPLRYVDIAIPCNNKGAHSVGLMWWMLAREVLRMRGTISREHPWEVMPDLYFYRDPEEIEKEEQAAAEKAVTKEEFQTEWTAPAPEFTAPPQPEVADWSEGVQVPSVPIQQFPTEDWSAQPATEDWSAAPTAQATEWVGTATEWS